CAGCAAATCTCTGGGAGTCTAACTTTAAAAGGCACCCAAGCAGGGGGTGTTGGCGCTAAGGGGGGTATATGCTGTGCCAGCAGTGGCTGGGTGGGTGTTTACTTCCTAGGGGGCAGTTAGCATGAGCCCCAAAACTTCAGTAAAGCAAAAAAGGACCAGGGCCAAAGTATCTCTTGGGAACCCCTGATGCAATTACCCAttttggggagcaggggaaataCAGGAGCTGAGGTGGGATCAGGAAAGCAACAGCTGAAGAAGAACCACTAGCTCTGCACACTAGTGCAGTGATCACACGCGTGCTCTCCCTCGCCTGTTTCTACCCCTCCCCAGGGACTTTCATCTTGCCTAgacccttcagggcagggactgtgccttTCGCTGCATGGCCAGAGGGGTGCTGCCACGGTGACTGCCGGTCTGCTCCgctggtggaacaggcaggcTTTGCCGCCCCGCAGCTGCACGAGCAGGGGTTTCTGGTCCGTGCCCTCCGCTCTGTAGCAGGCAGGGCTCTCCCCATTCGGCTATGCTAAGCCCAGCTCTCTTGTTCTTTTGGCTCCGTGCTGGATTAGATCTGGAGTCTTTCCTGTTCCTTGTCCCGCTTTACAAATGTACGAAACTGCATTGTCACCTCTTTCCTGGACAAACATTTCAACGGCGCTGGTGACGCAGCAGCCAAGTCACAGAGGactccctgcagcaggagccgCCCTGCACGgacaccctgccagcagcaggagctcCATCTCATCGGCCCTGCACGgacaccctgccagcagcaggagctcCATCTCATCGGCCCTGCACGgacaccctgccagcagcaggagctcCATCTCATCGGCCCTGCACGgacaccctgccagcagcagggtcTGGGCTGGACGGGTTAGGTATAGAACACTAGCATGGTACCATCTGCTGCATTGAGCTAATTTATTACACTGGCAAGCTGCTCTCTTGGGGACGAGGGGAAGGGCAGCCTTGGCTGCAGTGAGTCTCAGACAGGCCTGGGCAGAGACTCCGCTTTCTTTCTCAGGCGCTTCCTTCCATTTCTTTCccgcctcctcttcctcctgctagCAGCTGGGAACGTGGGCTGGAGAGTAGGTAAAGGCCTTGTTTTCCACTGCCCCCAGTCACTGTTTTCAGCCTGCGCTGTCCCGTGTGGAGTCAGGGTCTCCTCCCGGATGGGGGCATCGTTCAGGATGGCATTGAATGCATCCTCCTTCCCCCCAGAGTCCAGCAGCTTGtttcccagctcccccagccccagatgcttagggaggagggaggcagcatctgcagtgggggtggggagccccagCACCTCAATTTTGGAATGGACTTTCTTCTTTTTCAGCCCTTTTCCTTTCATGgttttcctccctctcttcttccctttccccttccgCTGGTTCTTGGTGGGGCTCTCTGGCTTGGGCCCAGTGGGCGCAGACTTCTGGGAGCTGTCCATAGCCCGTGTGACaacctggcctgggggtgggtgCTTTGTCGGAGGAGGGGCCCATCTGCCCGTGCTCTCTCTAGGTGGGGGAGTGCTGGGCTGGGGcgctgggctggagggagcccTGTCTGAGCCGGCTGCCACTTGGTCTATCAGTTCCCCACCAAACTCATAGAGCACCGGCGCCCGGGGGACCGCAATGGCCACGGTGTTGTACTTCTTGCACCTTGAGAGAAGTGGGACGAGAAGCAGAGTGAGGGGGGTGCAGCGGGAGGGGCGTGGGAGCACCCCAGGCTCCCTGGTCAGGACTTACCAGATGTACAGATAGGGCTCCACGCACTGTTCTCTGTAGGTGAACTCAAAGCAGGGCACCTGGATCACGTTGAAGAACGCCTGGCCCACCACGCGGGAGGCAGTGTCATTCACCTGCCTCAGGCAGCCTTTCAACCTGCAAGGGCAACGCAGAGCCTCAGGCAGGGTAAGAAAGGGGCACGGGGCCTCTCCTGCCAGGCTGATCTGGGCGCTGgccggggcagcgggggaggagcTGTCACGGGACTTCACCGGCTCTTGTTCCTCACCCCCTGCAGCAGCCTGTCTCTCGGAGCAAGCGCTGCGGTGGGGAGAGCTGTCCAGTGTCTCCAGCACAAGGCCTCAGGGCAGCGGGACTGGTTTGGGAGAACTGTGGCATGCAGGTTTCTAAACAGGAGCCAGCCAACAGGCCCGGTGACGGGGCCTGTagctgctgccagtgggcagCATTGTACTCCGTGCCAGTTAACTAACCCTACCCGTCTCTGGGGCCTTCCGTCAGCGGGTAAGCTGTTCCTATGCCTAAGGCCTGTGCCCTGGGTGCTGTGATCAGGTCGACCAAACCCCCGGGGCAGACGCAGTGAGGGGGGCGGgtgaattcttccatccaccgaGTGACCTCCTCTGGGAGAGATGGCTGAACCACGTGGACTGGAGAAAACCCTCCCACGTGTGTGGACCCACCCAGAGGCTGGGTCTTGGCCCAGGTTACAAAGAAAGCCAGTAGCCtcagcctgccctgcagcagcctgTTCTCCAGCGCCCGCTCGGCTCTGCTCCCGGCAGGGGGGAGAAGTCGGGAaattccaaccccctgccgctGCCCAAGCTGTCACTACTTTGTGTTCAACAGCCGGGGCAGCGTATCCCCCCGGCCCGACGGCATCCCCTGGCCGTCGGCCATGGCTGGCTCCCCCGTGCAGCCCCGgcagcgggccgggccgggccccgcACCGCAGGTCGCAGGTGCAGTGGCTGATGGTATGCCAGCGGAGGTTCCGGTAGCCGTACTGGTACGTGAAGGGGTGGATGACGTGCTGACAGTGGTCGTGCTCCCGGCAGCACTTGTCGGTCTCCCGGTGTTCTCCTGGGGGGACGAGGGAGAGAACACCTCAGCCCCCAGCGCCGCACAAGAGCGGCACGCCGGAGCGGGCCCCAGCGTGAACGCCCGAGGGCTGCCAGCTCTGCGGCCGGCAGGCCTGAGGCAACAGGCTCCGGGGCTCTTGGCACACGTGGGGCCCTGCCTCCCGGCTGCTGCTAGTCTGCCAAGGCTGCCTTCCAGACTCGCtgacagccctgcccctcccgctCCTCCTCGCTCCCCTCAACCACCCTGCACCCAGCCTGTGCACACCCCCAAAGCCCCCCACGACCCCAACCCCACGACCCCAACCCCACGCCACCCCCAAAACCCCGTCCGCCTCCCACatgtcccccaacccccccacctcccacggACACCCCCAAAACCCCGTCCGCCTCCCACatgtcccccaacccccccacctcccacggACACCCCCAAAACCCCGTCCGCCTCCCACatgtcccccaaccccccccacctcccacggACACCCCCAAAACCCCGTCCGCCTCCCACATGTCCCCCACCTCCCACGGACACCCCCAAAACCCCGTCCGCCTCCCACatgccccccaaaccccccaccTCCCACGGACACCCCCAAAACCCCATCCGCCTCCCACATGTCCCCCACCTCCCACGGACACCCCCAAAACCCCGTCCGCCTCCCACATGTCCCCcaaacccccccacctcccatggACACCCCGAAAACCTCATCCGCCTCCCACATGCCCTCcaaacccccccacctcccacagacacccccaaaaccccaTCCGCCTCCCACATGTCCCCCACCTCCCACGgacacccccaaaaccccacatgtcccccaacccccccacctcccacggACACCCCCAAAACCCCATCCGCCTCCCACATGCCCCCCAAACCTCTCAGACatgcccccaacccccacacctCCCATGGACACCCCCAAAACCCCATCTGCCTCCCACATGCCCCCaaaccccccccacctcccacggACACCCCCAAAACCCCATCTGCCTCCCACATGCCACCCAAAACCCCCACACATGCCACGGACACCCCCAAAACCTCCCCACACACTCCCAAAGGCCCCACCCCAAAAACCCACATGCACACCCCCAactaccccccccacacaaccccCTCACACAGACACCCCAAAACCCCCACACACCCAATGCCCCACACCTCCCATGGACACCCCCAaagaccccaccccctcctgcatgcaTCCCCAACAACCCCCACGtgcacccccaacccatccaacaacCCCCAACAGACACTCATAAACCCCCCCTGCACACCGCAatgaccccacccccccatctcctccacacacaccccaacgaCCCCCGCTCACACCCaaacacacccccccacacaccaaccTCTGCAAACGCCCCCACTTGCCccctcacactcacacacagggttcacctgcccccccccgcggGGTGTGTTGAGTGATCAGTCACTGAGCACtccgacccccccgccccgcgtcTCCCGCCCCCGTCCACACTCGGACTGGGCGGGGTAGGgggctgcggtttgccgctcctCGCATAGATCTGCTGTGGGGGGGGCCCGGCTCCAGCGCCCCGGgtggtcccgggggggggggtcccgacCCGGCTCCAGGGCCCCGGGcaaggcggggcgggggggggggggtcccgacCCGGCTCCAGGGCCCCgggcaaggcgggggggggggggtcccgacCCGGCTCCAGGGCCCCgggcaaggcgggggggggggtcccgacCCGGCTCCAGGGCCCCgggcaaggcggggggggggggggggtcccgacCCGGCTCCAGGGCCCCgggcaaggcgggggggggggggggtcccgacCCGGCTCCAGGGCCCCgggcaaggcggggggggggtcccggccCTCACCCAGCTGCTCGAAGCTGTCGGCGTTGCTGCCGGCCCCGCACCAGAGGGTGCCCGGGTAAGTGAAGCCCCGCTTGGCCCGTCTGCGGGCGGCGCCTCCCGCCGGCTCCGGCCGCCCCCGGCCGGGCGCCCACGTGGCGCCCAGCGGCTGCCGCCCGCCCGAGCCCGGGGAGCCGGCGGGGGCGCAGGCGGGGCCGGGCTGCCCGGGGCTCTCGGCCCCCCGAGCCGCCGCCAGCAGACACAGGAGCCGCAGCGCCACGGCCCGCATGGCCCGGCCGCCTTCAGCACCGCGGGGCCAGACAGCGCCTCTCCGCCGCCTTATCAACCGCCCGGGaccgccccttccctgccccttcgcCGCCCTCCTGCCCCGGGaccgccccttccctgccccttcgcCGCCCTCCTGCCCCGGGaccgccccttccctgccccttcgcCGCCCTCCTGCCCCGGGaccgccccttccctgccccttcgcCGCCCTCCTGCCCCGGGaccgccccttccctgccccttccctcccccccactccccctcctgacccctcttcccccccgaccgccccttccctctgtcccccCGCTACTCCCTCACCCTCCTCATCTacccccagaccccctccccactgcaactccctctctgcccttccccctccccatataCTGCCCcacgagccccctgccccctccccaacccttctACCCTGCTcgcatcccctcccccatctcctctccccacgcccattccccatctctctctcctccccttcccccccctttg
This DNA window, taken from Lepidochelys kempii isolate rLepKem1 chromosome 17, rLepKem1.hap2, whole genome shotgun sequence, encodes the following:
- the PROCA1 gene encoding protein PROCA1, whose product is MRAVALRLLCLLAAARGAESPGQPGPACAPAGSPGSGGRQPLGATWAPGRGRPEPAGGAARRRAKRGFTYPGTLWCGAGSNADSFEQLGEHRETDKCCREHDHCQHVIHPFTYQYGYRNLRWHTISHCTCDLRLKGCLRQVNDTASRVVGQAFFNVIQVPCFEFTYREQCVEPYLYIWCKKYNTVAIAVPRAPVLYEFGGELIDQVAAGSDRAPSSPAPQPSTPPPRESTGRWAPPPTKHPPPGQVVTRAMDSSQKSAPTGPKPESPTKNQRKGKGKKRGRKTMKGKGLKKKKVHSKIEVLGLPTPTADAASLLPKHLGLGELGNKLLDSGGKEDAFNAILNDAPIREETLTPHGTAQAENSDWGQWKTRPLPTLQPTFPAASRRKRRRERNGRKRLRKKAESLPRPV